A genomic segment from Desmospora profundinema encodes:
- a CDS encoding AMP-binding protein, which produces MTDADRNLQFSSLSFDVSVFEVFTSLIAGVPLVIASSLDRRSSADLTTLMQTQGITIAELPLTLMRHLDQSELPQLRLVSVGGEMVPGDLVGVWARDNRR; this is translated from the coding sequence ATCACAGATGCAGACCGTAATTTACAATTTTCCTCGCTAAGTTTTGATGTATCAGTTTTTGAAGTATTTACGAGTTTGATCGCAGGTGTTCCCTTAGTTATTGCGAGCTCTTTGGACAGACGTTCATCGGCGGATCTTACCACTTTGATGCAGACACAAGGTATTACTATCGCTGAATTGCCTCTGACTTTGATGCGGCACCTGGATCAGTCAGAATTGCCTCAGTTAAGGTTGGTGTCAGTCGGAGGAGAGATGGTACCAGGTGATTTGGTTGGTGTGTGGGCGAGGGATAATCGACGATGA